The Collibacillus ludicampi region CTACAGAGGCGTTCAGGAAGTATAGGCTATTTCCGTGCATATGGAGAGTAGTCGGTTCCGGAAAAACGTAATGCGATCCTCCATTGAGAGAAGTGCGCAGAAGATGCCCGTTTAATACGAGTAAGGAGCTGCCGCTGCAGGAGCCGCGCCACTGTAACCTGGGACGAGCAAGAAGAATAAAACAAAGATGATCAGGAATACCACTGCCCAACGAGTAAAGATGCCGAAACATCCATCCATTGAATTTCCTCCCTTCCACCGACATACTTATCAAGAACTTTTTAGTTCCTAGTAAACGGGAACGGTCTTGCAAACGGTGGTGTAAGTGGGAATTAAGAGAATGAACAATACAAAGATAATCAAGAAAACTACCGCCCAACGAGTAAAGCCACCAAAAATCCCATCCATTATGAATTCCTCCTTCATCTTTTGAACTATTACATTTAATTCGTACATGAAGACTTTCGAAACGGATAAGTATCATTGGCCACTCGTCTATTTTTGATCTTGAAAATGAGTGCTTGGGTGGATGTATCGCTTTGCGCTTGGGTTCGATGAAGGTCGTTCCGCCGCTAGAGGAATGTGTGGCACTGGCTATCTTCGATACAAGTAAGGAGATATGCAGGAGAATTGGGAAAATGGGAGAAAGAAGTTTCTAAAAAGGAACCGAATTTCCTCGTTTATCTTCAGAAGATTCGTTATGCTTAAAATAAAGGAACACTAACAATTCGGACGTTGGGATGAATGGCAAAGAGGTGAACCGATATGAAAACTTCAGCTCCTCCTGTCACATACATAAGCTTGCGAGCGAAAATCAACGGTCTCGTTTTATTAAATATCGTCTTGGTTTTAACTCTCGTCATGTCGGTTGTTTCTTACTTGATGATTCATACGCAATTTGAAGAAGTGGGTAAAGACGCACTCACACTTGCCAGGATCGTCGCAGATATGCCACAGATCCGACAGGCGTTTCATGAAAAAGATCCGACTTCCATCATTCAGCCCCTGGTGGAAGGTCTGCGCAAGAAAGCGGGAGCAGAATTTATCGTTGTTGGCAATATGAGTTTGATCCGCTATAGTCATCCCAATCCCGCACTCCTTGGCAAACCCATGGTAGGAGGAGATGACGACATCGTTTTGAATGGAAAGGAGAGTATTACAGAGGCAGTGGGTACCCTCGGCCTTTCCATTCGAGGCAAATCCCCAATTTTCGATGAGAACCACCGACAAGTCGGAATCGTCTCTGTCGGTTTCTTGGTAGATAACATTTGGAAGAAAGTGTTTTCCTTATGGTTAAAAATGCTCTTCGTCGGATTCGTCGGCTTAGTGATAGGGCTCATCGGCGCACATGTGTTATCCGGTCATATCAAACGCCAAATCTTGAATTTGGAACCTTTCGAAATCGCTTTCTTGGCACAGAAACAAGCAGCCATCCTCGAGTCGATCCGTGAAGGGGTTCTGGCAGTGGACAGTACCGGAAAAATTGCGGCTTGCAATCAGGAAGCCAAGCGATTGTTAAAGATTGATCATTTTGATATTTTGGGTAAATCTGTCGATGAAACGGTTCCACACCAT contains the following coding sequences:
- a CDS encoding ATP-binding protein, whose translation is MKTSAPPVTYISLRAKINGLVLLNIVLVLTLVMSVVSYLMIHTQFEEVGKDALTLARIVADMPQIRQAFHEKDPTSIIQPLVEGLRKKAGAEFIVVGNMSLIRYSHPNPALLGKPMVGGDDDIVLNGKESITEAVGTLGLSIRGKSPIFDENHRQVGIVSVGFLVDNIWKKVFSLWLKMLFVGFVGLVIGLIGAHVLSGHIKRQILNLEPFEIAFLAQKQAAILESIREGVLAVDSTGKIAACNQEAKRLLKIDHFDILGKSVDETVPHHRLVQILKEGPDHLDLPMIIGNSLVIVNRVSVMLKDRVIGAVATFRDKMKLEQIEQRLADVSKYAEALRSQRHEFMNKLHTISGLIQMGEHEMARELIAQVHHEQQQLLQFFMTRIRDSAVVGILIGKMHRAKELGIELTVDPRSHLKEPCPYREILVTILGNAIENALEAMTTCETKLREKSIIVYINDQDEQLVISVKDSGPGIDPALGEKVFEDGVTTKGAGRGFGLSLLAKLVANVGGKLAILSSPEGATLEARLPLPGVPENE